The proteins below come from a single Loxodonta africana isolate mLoxAfr1 chromosome 20, mLoxAfr1.hap2, whole genome shotgun sequence genomic window:
- the SYT2 gene encoding synaptotagmin-2, protein MRNIFKRNQEPIVAPATTTATMPFGPVDNSTESGGAGESKEDMFAKLKEKFFNEIKKIPLPPWALIAIAVVAGLLLLTCCFCICKKCCCKKKKNKKEKGKGMKNAMNMRDMKGGQDDDDAEGGLTEGEGEGEEEKEPENLGKLQFSLDYDFQANQLTVGVLQAAELPALDMGGTSDPYVKVFLLPDKKKKYETKVHRKTLNPAFNETFTFKVPYQELGGKTLVMAIYDFDRFSKHDIIGEVKVPMNTVDLGQPIEEWRDLQGGEKEEPEKLGDICTSLRYVPTAGKLTVCILEAKNLKKMDVGGLSDPYVKIHLMQNGKRLKKKKTTVKKKTLNPYFNESFSFEIPFEQIQKVQVVVTVLDYDKLGKNEAIGKIFVGSNATGTELRHWSDMLANPRRPIAQWHSLKPEEEVDALLGKNK, encoded by the exons ATGAGAAACATCTTCAAGAGGAACCAGGAGCCCATTGTGGCTcctgccaccaccaccgccacaaTGCCATTTGGCCCCGTAGACAACTCCACTGAGAGTGGGGGTGCTGGAGAGAGCAAGGAGGACATGTTTGCCAAGCTGAAGGAGAAGTTCTTTAATGAGATCAAGAAGATTCCCT TACCACCCTGGGCGCTGATCGCCATTGCTGTGGTGGCTggcctcctcctcctcacctGCTGCTTCTGCATCTGCAAGAAGTGCTGCtgcaagaagaagaagaacaagaaGGAGAAGGGCAAAGGCATGAAGAACGCCATGAACATGAGGGACATGAAAGGGGGTCAG GATGATGACGACGCAGAGGGAGGCCTGACTGAGGGAGAAGGTGAaggagaggaggagaaagagcCGGAGAACCTGGGCAAACTGCAGTTTTCCCTGGACTATGATTTCCAGGCCAACCAA CTCACAGTGGGTGTTCTGCAGGCTGCGGAACTGCCTGCCCTAGACATGGGAGGCACCTCCGACCCTTACGTCAAAGTCTTCCTCCTTCCAGACAAGAAGAAGAAATACGAGACCAAAGTCCATCGGAAGACCCTGAACCCTGCCTTCAACGAAACCTTCACCTTCAAG GTGCCGTACCAAGAGCTGGGGGGCAAAACCCTGGTGATGGCTATCTATGACTTTGACCGCTTCTCCAAACATGACATCATCGGAGAGGTGAAGGTGCCCATGAACACGGTAGACCTCGGCCAGCCCATCGAGGAGTGGAGGGACTTGCAAGGCGGAGAGAAGGAGGAG CCAGAGAAGCTGGGAGACATCTGCACCTCCCTGCGCTACGTGCCCACAGCTGGGAAGCTCACCGTCTGCATCCTGGAGGCCAAGAACCTGAAGAAGATGGATGTCGGGGGCCTTTCAG ATCCCTATGTGAAGATCCACCTGATGCAGAATGGTAAGAGGCTCAAGAAGAAGAAGACCACGGTGAAGAAGAAGACCCTGAACCCATACTTTAATGAGTCCTTCAGCTTTGAGATTCCCTTTGAGCAGATTCAG AAAGTCCAGGTAGTGGTCACTGTGCTGGACTATGACAAGCTGGGCAAGAATGAAGCCATTGGCAAGATCTTTGTGGGCAGCAATGCCACAGGCACCGAGCTGCGGCACTGGTCCGACATGCTGGCCAACCCCCGGAGGCCCATCGCTCAGTGGCACTCACTAAAGCCCGAGGAGGAGGTGGATGCACTTCTGGGCAAGAACAAGTAG